In Vigna unguiculata cultivar IT97K-499-35 chromosome 3, ASM411807v1, whole genome shotgun sequence, a single genomic region encodes these proteins:
- the LOC114174880 gene encoding probable LRR receptor-like serine/threonine-protein kinase RFK1 isoform X3, whose amino-acid sequence MLPRILFAFLLFTLSCFRWLEYAECKVPQQEVDALKEITSTMGATNWEFDSDDDCPKILRSTPDPPKESERTIACDCSIENNTCHVVEIVFKKVNLPGKLPPQLVKLFPYLRKVDFAFNYLSGTIPKEWGSEYLTSISVYANNLSGEIPIELGGIINLTYLNLEANQFSGVVPPDLGNLTKLEALILSSNKLSGKLPVTLAKLQNMKEFRISDNNFSGEIPSFFTQNWTSLQRLDMLASGMEGPIPSNISLLSTLHQLRISDINGPSQDFPNLSNMRGMKTLILRNCHITGELPSYLWSMDLEMLDVSFNKLVGKIPDTRHTGHLKFLDLSYNNFTWKGPDEHACREDLNLNLNLFRSFFGTKLRQILPCKEISNCPAYSRCFHLNCGGKDVKVMENDENVLYVGDGDVLGSEAAKYCINYEGHWGYSSTGDFMDDGIYLNTRFTRTLTSSNLPELYQTARVTPLSLTYFLYCLENGKYTVKLHFAEIQFTNDKTYSSLGKRLFDIYIQEKLVRKDFNIEDEIHGAQKPLIFPYNVSVTDNILEIRFYWAGKGTTRIPGGGAYGPLISALSIVSHSKPCSEPKSARRRIIVGVGFGVTALCLAIIIVGILWWNGCFKGMIREVKGTERHDSKMGTFTLEQIREATEDFSPVNKIGEGGFGPVYKGQLSDGTLVAVKQLSSKSRQGNREFLNEIGLISCLQHPNLVKLHGCCIEGDELMLVYEYMENNSLAQALFGSKDELKLDWPTRLRICIGIAKGLAFLHEESRLKIVHRDIKANNVLLDGNLNPKISDFGLARLDDEEKTHITTRIAGTIGYMAPEYALWGHLSYKADVYSYGVVVLEVVSGKSNKNYIPSDNHVCLLDKACHLQRRESLIELVDERLGSEVKPTEAIILMKVALLCTDVSPSLRPTMSEVVNMLEGRASIPDAIPQSSDFSEDIRFKSMRDIYQQRENHSLSSSQLDNSTGVLTLSSS is encoded by the exons ATGCTACCTAGGATACTCTTTGCTTTCTTACTCTTTACTCTGAGTTGTTTTCGATGGCTAGAATATGCAGAATGCAAAGTGCCCCAACAGGAGG TTGATGCTCTTAAGGAAATCACTAGCACGATGGGGGCCACCAATTGGGAGTTTGATAGTGATGATGATTGTCCTAAAATTCTAAGATCAACACCAGATCCACCTAAAGAATCTGAAAGGACAATTGCTTGTGATTGCTCTATTGAAAACAACACCTGTCACGTAGTAGAGAT CGTTTTCAAGAAGGTCAACCTTCCTGGCAAGCTTCCACCTCAATTGGTTAAGCTTTTTCCTTACCTCAGAAAAGT TGATTTTGCTTTTAACTACCTAAGTGGTACGATTCCAAAGGAATGGGGTTCAGAATATCTAACTTCAAT CTCTGTATATGCTAATAATCTGTCAGGGGAAATTCCTATAGAGTTGGGAGGAATTATCAATCTAACATACTT GAACCTTGAAGCAAACCAATTTTCTGGTGTTGTTCCCCCTGATCTTGGAAATCTAACTAAGCTGGAAGCATT GATTTTATCGTCCAATAAATTGTCTGGGAAGTTACCGGTGACCCTTGCTAAGTTGCAGAATATGAAAGAATT CAGGATAAGTGACAACAATTTTAGCGGAGAAATACCTAGCTTCTTCACACAGAATTGGACATCACTTCAAAGATT AGACATGCTTGCAAGTGGAATGGAGGGACCTATACCATCAAACATATCTCTTTTGAGTACTTTACATCAATT GAGGATTAGTGACATAAATGGTCCAAGTCAGGATTTTCCTAATTTAAGCAACATGAGAGGAATGAAGACAct GATTTTGAGAAACTGCCATATTACTGGAGAGCTTCCTAGCTACTTGTGGAGTATGGACTTGGAGATGTT GGACGTGAGTTTCAATAAGTTGGTTGGGAAAATACCAGATACACGACATACAGGGCATCTGAAATTTCT TGACCTTTCTTACAACAATTTTACATGGAAAGGACCAGATGAACATGCTTGTAGAGAGGACCT aaatttaaacttaaacttGTTCCGGAGCTTCTTCGGGACCAAATT ACGGCAGATTCTTCCATGTAAAGAGATCTCCAATTGTCCTGCAT ATTCACGTTGTTTTCATCTTAATTGTGGTGGAAAGGATGTGAAGGTGAtggaaaatgatgaaaatgttcTCTATGTAGGAGATGGAGATGTGTTAGGTAGTGAAGCTGCTAAATATTGTATTAATTATGAAGGTCACTGGGGATATAGCAGCACTGGGGACTTCATGGATGATGGCATTTACCTAAATACTCGTTTTACTAGGACTTTGACATCTTCAAATTTGCCTGAATTATATCAAACGGCACGTGTTACTCCACTTTCGCTTACTTATTTTCTCTATTGCTTGGAAAATGGGAAATATACTGTAAAACTCCACTTCGCAGAAATACAATTTACAAACGATAAGACATATAGCAGTCTTGGGAAGCGCTTATTTGATATCTATATTCAG GAAAAACTAGTTAGGAAGGATTTTAATATTGAAGATGAAATTCATGGTGCTCAAAAACCACTTATTTTCCCATATAATGTCAGTGTAACAGACAATATTCTGGAGATTCGATTCTATTGGGCTGGAAAGGGGACTACAAGGATTCCTGGTGGTGGAGCTTATGGTCCCCTCATATCAGCACTCTCCATTGTTTCTC ATTCTAAACCTTGTTCTGAACCAAAAAGTGCAAGGCGTAGGATAATTGTTGGAGTTGGGTTTGGTGTTACCGCTCTGTGCCTTGCCATCATCATTGTTGGAATCTTATGGTGGAATGGCTGCTTCAAAGGAATGATTAGGGAAGTAAAAG GTACTGAAAGACATGATTCTAAAATGGGGACATTTACATTAGAACAAATTAGAGAGGCCACGGAGGACTTTAGTCCAGTTAACAAGATTGGAGAAGGTGGTTTTGGTCCTGTCTACAAG GGTCAATTATCTGATGGTACACTGGTAGCAGTCAAACAACTCTCATCAAAGTCACGGCAGGGAAATCGTGAATTTTTAAACGAGATAGGCTTGATATCTTGTTTGCAGCACCCTAATCTTGTGAAACTCCATGGATGTTGCATTGAAGGGGATGAATTAATGTTGGTGTATGAGTACATGGAAAATAATAGCCTGGCTCAAGCTTTGTTCG GCTCAAAAGATGAACTTAAACTTGATTGGCCAACAAGGCTTAGGATCTGTATTGGCATAGCAAAAGGTCTTGCATTTCTTCATGAAGAATCAAGACTCAAGATTGTTCATCGAGACATCAAGGCTAATAATGTGTTACTGGATGGGAATTTAAACCCCAAAATATCTGACTTTGGGTTGGCTAGGCTTGATGACGAAGAGAAGACCCATATCACCACCCGAATAGCTGGGACAAT AGGGTACATGGCACCGGAATATGCATTATGGGGTCACTTGTCTTACAAGGCTGATGTTTACAGTTATGGAGTTGTGGTCTTGGAAGTTGTTAGTGGGAAGAGCAATAAGAACTACATCCCTAGTGATAATCATGTTTGCCTTTTAGACAAG GCATGTCATCTACAGCGTAGAGAAAGCTTAATAGAACTTGTGGATGAAAGGTTGGGATCAGAGGTAAAACCAACAGAAGCAATAATTTTGATGAAAGTTGCTCTTCTGTGTACCGATGTATCACCTTCGCTTAGGCCTACAATGTCTGAGGTTGTAAACATGCTGGAAGGAAGAGCAAGCATTCCAGATGCT
- the LOC114174880 gene encoding probable LRR receptor-like serine/threonine-protein kinase RFK1 isoform X1, which translates to MLPRILFAFLLFTLSCFRWLEYAECKVPQQEVDALKEITSTMGATNWEFDSDDDCPKILRSTPDPPKESERTIACDCSIENNTCHVVEIVFKKVNLPGKLPPQLVKLFPYLRKVDFAFNYLSGTIPKEWGSEYLTSISVYANNLSGEIPIELGGIINLTYLNLEANQFSGVVPPDLGNLTKLEALILSSNKLSGKLPVTLAKLQNMKEFRISDNNFSGEIPSFFTQNWTSLQRLDMLASGMEGPIPSNISLLSTLHQLRISDINGPSQDFPNLSNMRGMKTLILRNCHITGELPSYLWSMDLEMLDVSFNKLVGKIPDTRHTGHLKFLFLTHNMLSGNIPKSVLMDGSSVDLSYNNFTWKGPDEHACREDLNLNLNLFRSFFGTKLRQILPCKEISNCPAYSRCFHLNCGGKDVKVMENDENVLYVGDGDVLGSEAAKYCINYEGHWGYSSTGDFMDDGIYLNTRFTRTLTSSNLPELYQTARVTPLSLTYFLYCLENGKYTVKLHFAEIQFTNDKTYSSLGKRLFDIYIQEKLVRKDFNIEDEIHGAQKPLIFPYNVSVTDNILEIRFYWAGKGTTRIPGGGAYGPLISALSIVSHSKPCSEPKSARRRIIVGVGFGVTALCLAIIIVGILWWNGCFKGMIREVKGTERHDSKMGTFTLEQIREATEDFSPVNKIGEGGFGPVYKGQLSDGTLVAVKQLSSKSRQGNREFLNEIGLISCLQHPNLVKLHGCCIEGDELMLVYEYMENNSLAQALFGSKDELKLDWPTRLRICIGIAKGLAFLHEESRLKIVHRDIKANNVLLDGNLNPKISDFGLARLDDEEKTHITTRIAGTIGYMAPEYALWGHLSYKADVYSYGVVVLEVVSGKSNKNYIPSDNHVCLLDKACHLQRRESLIELVDERLGSEVKPTEAIILMKVALLCTDVSPSLRPTMSEVVNMLEGRASIPDAIPQSSDFSEDIRFKSMRDIYQQRENHSLSSSQLDNSTGVLTLSSS; encoded by the exons ATGCTACCTAGGATACTCTTTGCTTTCTTACTCTTTACTCTGAGTTGTTTTCGATGGCTAGAATATGCAGAATGCAAAGTGCCCCAACAGGAGG TTGATGCTCTTAAGGAAATCACTAGCACGATGGGGGCCACCAATTGGGAGTTTGATAGTGATGATGATTGTCCTAAAATTCTAAGATCAACACCAGATCCACCTAAAGAATCTGAAAGGACAATTGCTTGTGATTGCTCTATTGAAAACAACACCTGTCACGTAGTAGAGAT CGTTTTCAAGAAGGTCAACCTTCCTGGCAAGCTTCCACCTCAATTGGTTAAGCTTTTTCCTTACCTCAGAAAAGT TGATTTTGCTTTTAACTACCTAAGTGGTACGATTCCAAAGGAATGGGGTTCAGAATATCTAACTTCAAT CTCTGTATATGCTAATAATCTGTCAGGGGAAATTCCTATAGAGTTGGGAGGAATTATCAATCTAACATACTT GAACCTTGAAGCAAACCAATTTTCTGGTGTTGTTCCCCCTGATCTTGGAAATCTAACTAAGCTGGAAGCATT GATTTTATCGTCCAATAAATTGTCTGGGAAGTTACCGGTGACCCTTGCTAAGTTGCAGAATATGAAAGAATT CAGGATAAGTGACAACAATTTTAGCGGAGAAATACCTAGCTTCTTCACACAGAATTGGACATCACTTCAAAGATT AGACATGCTTGCAAGTGGAATGGAGGGACCTATACCATCAAACATATCTCTTTTGAGTACTTTACATCAATT GAGGATTAGTGACATAAATGGTCCAAGTCAGGATTTTCCTAATTTAAGCAACATGAGAGGAATGAAGACAct GATTTTGAGAAACTGCCATATTACTGGAGAGCTTCCTAGCTACTTGTGGAGTATGGACTTGGAGATGTT GGACGTGAGTTTCAATAAGTTGGTTGGGAAAATACCAGATACACGACATACAGGGCATCTGAAATTTCT cTTCCTAACTCACAACATGCTAAGTGGTAATATTCCCAAATCAGTCTTGATGGATGGAAGCAGCGT TGACCTTTCTTACAACAATTTTACATGGAAAGGACCAGATGAACATGCTTGTAGAGAGGACCT aaatttaaacttaaacttGTTCCGGAGCTTCTTCGGGACCAAATT ACGGCAGATTCTTCCATGTAAAGAGATCTCCAATTGTCCTGCAT ATTCACGTTGTTTTCATCTTAATTGTGGTGGAAAGGATGTGAAGGTGAtggaaaatgatgaaaatgttcTCTATGTAGGAGATGGAGATGTGTTAGGTAGTGAAGCTGCTAAATATTGTATTAATTATGAAGGTCACTGGGGATATAGCAGCACTGGGGACTTCATGGATGATGGCATTTACCTAAATACTCGTTTTACTAGGACTTTGACATCTTCAAATTTGCCTGAATTATATCAAACGGCACGTGTTACTCCACTTTCGCTTACTTATTTTCTCTATTGCTTGGAAAATGGGAAATATACTGTAAAACTCCACTTCGCAGAAATACAATTTACAAACGATAAGACATATAGCAGTCTTGGGAAGCGCTTATTTGATATCTATATTCAG GAAAAACTAGTTAGGAAGGATTTTAATATTGAAGATGAAATTCATGGTGCTCAAAAACCACTTATTTTCCCATATAATGTCAGTGTAACAGACAATATTCTGGAGATTCGATTCTATTGGGCTGGAAAGGGGACTACAAGGATTCCTGGTGGTGGAGCTTATGGTCCCCTCATATCAGCACTCTCCATTGTTTCTC ATTCTAAACCTTGTTCTGAACCAAAAAGTGCAAGGCGTAGGATAATTGTTGGAGTTGGGTTTGGTGTTACCGCTCTGTGCCTTGCCATCATCATTGTTGGAATCTTATGGTGGAATGGCTGCTTCAAAGGAATGATTAGGGAAGTAAAAG GTACTGAAAGACATGATTCTAAAATGGGGACATTTACATTAGAACAAATTAGAGAGGCCACGGAGGACTTTAGTCCAGTTAACAAGATTGGAGAAGGTGGTTTTGGTCCTGTCTACAAG GGTCAATTATCTGATGGTACACTGGTAGCAGTCAAACAACTCTCATCAAAGTCACGGCAGGGAAATCGTGAATTTTTAAACGAGATAGGCTTGATATCTTGTTTGCAGCACCCTAATCTTGTGAAACTCCATGGATGTTGCATTGAAGGGGATGAATTAATGTTGGTGTATGAGTACATGGAAAATAATAGCCTGGCTCAAGCTTTGTTCG GCTCAAAAGATGAACTTAAACTTGATTGGCCAACAAGGCTTAGGATCTGTATTGGCATAGCAAAAGGTCTTGCATTTCTTCATGAAGAATCAAGACTCAAGATTGTTCATCGAGACATCAAGGCTAATAATGTGTTACTGGATGGGAATTTAAACCCCAAAATATCTGACTTTGGGTTGGCTAGGCTTGATGACGAAGAGAAGACCCATATCACCACCCGAATAGCTGGGACAAT AGGGTACATGGCACCGGAATATGCATTATGGGGTCACTTGTCTTACAAGGCTGATGTTTACAGTTATGGAGTTGTGGTCTTGGAAGTTGTTAGTGGGAAGAGCAATAAGAACTACATCCCTAGTGATAATCATGTTTGCCTTTTAGACAAG GCATGTCATCTACAGCGTAGAGAAAGCTTAATAGAACTTGTGGATGAAAGGTTGGGATCAGAGGTAAAACCAACAGAAGCAATAATTTTGATGAAAGTTGCTCTTCTGTGTACCGATGTATCACCTTCGCTTAGGCCTACAATGTCTGAGGTTGTAAACATGCTGGAAGGAAGAGCAAGCATTCCAGATGCT